A DNA window from Mesorhizobium sp. C432A contains the following coding sequences:
- a CDS encoding DUF2000 family protein, producing MFDTKFAIVLRDDLAVWQKLNVAAFLTSGIVAQFPAIIGEPYRDRAGNLYNPLSIQPVIVLSADGPTLNSIHRKALERGVTGSAYVEEMFATGFDAANRAVFAEFGPEDAKIVGIALRADKKLVDKITKGARMHA from the coding sequence GTGTTCGATACGAAATTTGCAATCGTGCTGCGGGACGATCTCGCCGTCTGGCAAAAGCTCAACGTCGCCGCCTTCCTGACCAGCGGCATCGTCGCGCAATTCCCCGCCATTATCGGCGAACCCTACCGCGACCGCGCCGGCAACCTTTACAATCCTCTGTCGATCCAGCCGGTCATCGTGCTTTCGGCCGATGGGCCGACGCTCAACTCCATCCACCGGAAGGCGCTGGAGCGGGGCGTGACGGGGTCAGCCTATGTCGAGGAGATGTTTGCCACCGGCTTCGATGCGGCCAACCGCGCGGTCTTCGCCGAGTTCGGGCCTGAGGACGCCAAGATCGTCGGCATCGCGCTGCGTGCCGACAAGAAACTCGTCGACAAGATCACCAAGGGCGCCCGCATGCACGCCTAA
- a CDS encoding alpha/beta fold hydrolase: MTDTLYFTTGDGCRIAYQLAGAGPVLVLSNSIATNLHMWDRQLAEFAGSFRVLRYDLRGHGSSDAPAGAYSLDRLGRDVLELLDALQIARVHFCGLSLGGFVGQWLGIHAPDRIERLILSNTSPHLGPASYFDEQIRTVLAASNMSAAADMFMHNWFPASMLAGPNETVDAFRAMVLATPPQGLAGCFAAVRDCDLRRTVSLITAPTLVIGGEDDKVTLASHSEAIAASIPGATLTLLPGVHMLNVERPTEFMSAVTRFLLN, encoded by the coding sequence ATGACTGACACGCTTTATTTTACGACGGGCGACGGCTGCCGGATCGCCTATCAGCTGGCGGGGGCCGGCCCTGTGCTTGTGCTCTCGAATTCCATTGCGACGAACCTGCATATGTGGGACCGGCAGCTTGCGGAATTTGCCGGATCTTTCCGGGTGCTGCGCTATGATCTGCGCGGCCACGGCAGTTCCGATGCTCCGGCCGGAGCCTATTCGCTCGATCGGCTGGGCCGCGACGTCCTTGAGCTGCTGGATGCGCTTCAGATCGCCCGCGTGCATTTCTGCGGGCTGTCGCTGGGCGGCTTCGTAGGGCAGTGGCTGGGTATCCATGCCCCGGACCGCATCGAGCGTCTCATCCTTTCCAACACCTCGCCACATCTCGGGCCGGCTTCTTACTTTGACGAGCAGATCCGTACTGTCCTTGCTGCGAGCAACATGTCGGCCGCCGCGGACATGTTCATGCACAACTGGTTTCCCGCCTCGATGCTTGCCGGCCCAAACGAAACTGTCGACGCGTTCCGCGCGATGGTCCTGGCGACGCCGCCCCAAGGTCTCGCGGGATGCTTCGCCGCCGTACGCGATTGCGATCTGCGCCGGACTGTCTCCCTCATTACCGCGCCCACCCTGGTGATCGGTGGAGAAGACGACAAGGTAACGCTGGCAAGCCACAGCGAGGCGATCGCAGCCAGCATCCCCGGCGCCACGCTTACACTGCTTCCGGGCGTCCATATGCTGAACGTCGAGCGGCCGACTGAATTCATGAGCGCCGTTACACGCTTCCTGCTGAATTAG
- a CDS encoding LysR family transcriptional regulator — MNGLKLHDLRCFDAVASEGSFQAAALALNRSHPSVFAAVARLEQLLGLTLLDRSGYRVGLTEAGREFHARAQLTLRELDHLRTYAGQLASGEETVLRVVMGDLCPRPQILRMLSGFFAERTGTRLHLEYEAVGGPLERLMEGSADLIFHRADPSDPHLERIDLCAVPLVPVVAPGFLPFAPGREIAPEQMRPFTQCVIRDTARRPSPESYFLIDGAHQCSAPDHLMKKELILHGLAWGHLPAWLIEDELRDRRLISIAGAHLPGRTETLAAVRRRDRPHGPVAQALWLHLQAQVASGEAL, encoded by the coding sequence ATGAATGGTCTAAAACTCCACGACCTACGGTGCTTTGACGCCGTGGCAAGCGAGGGCAGCTTCCAGGCGGCCGCCCTTGCCTTGAACCGATCGCATCCATCCGTCTTCGCCGCTGTCGCACGCCTCGAGCAGTTGCTCGGGCTCACACTTCTCGACCGCAGCGGATATCGGGTGGGGCTGACGGAGGCGGGCCGCGAGTTTCACGCGCGAGCGCAGCTGACATTGCGCGAGCTCGACCATCTGCGAACCTATGCGGGCCAGTTGGCGAGCGGCGAGGAGACGGTCCTGCGTGTCGTCATGGGTGATCTCTGCCCGCGACCGCAAATCCTGCGTATGCTCAGCGGCTTCTTTGCCGAACGCACCGGGACACGCCTGCACCTGGAGTACGAGGCGGTCGGCGGTCCGCTCGAACGGTTGATGGAAGGCTCGGCTGACCTCATCTTCCATCGCGCGGATCCTTCCGATCCGCATCTCGAGCGGATCGATCTCTGCGCGGTGCCCCTCGTGCCGGTGGTGGCGCCTGGGTTCCTTCCGTTCGCGCCTGGCCGCGAGATTGCGCCGGAGCAGATGCGGCCCTTCACCCAGTGCGTGATCCGCGACACGGCGCGGCGGCCATCGCCGGAGAGCTATTTCCTCATCGACGGTGCGCATCAGTGCTCGGCGCCGGATCATCTGATGAAGAAGGAACTGATCCTTCACGGACTGGCCTGGGGCCATCTGCCGGCATGGCTGATCGAGGACGAACTGCGGGATAGGAGGCTGATCTCGATCGCTGGTGCACATCTGCCCGGCCGGACGGAGACCCTGGCGGCGGTGCGCCGGCGCGACCGACCGCATGGACCCGTCGCCCAGGCGTTGTGGCTTCATCTCCAGGCGCAAGTGGCATCCGGCGAGGCGCTTTAG
- a CDS encoding DMT family transporter, with translation MLSTYVFFTFLDTSSKYLVLAGVSALIVAWARFTVHVLLVGVFLRGWREPSRFRANNLPAHILRGGLLFGSTMCNVMALKTLQLAETTSIYFFGPMVITALAGPLLGEWAGWRRWLAILTGFVGVLVTTRPGVGVFGVGHLFALGSMLSNSFYVIMTRRMSASETSESLILFSALAPAVLLLPMLPFSHGLPQDGWHWFILVMLGVFGAGGHWLLVQAYRLATTTALAPYPYSQMVWMILSGWIIFHQFPDRWTLVGAAIIVASGLYIIHREHRLRLRNRTTVDVEAEALAKKL, from the coding sequence ATGCTTTCGACCTATGTCTTTTTCACCTTTCTCGACACCTCGAGCAAATATCTGGTCCTGGCCGGCGTCTCGGCGCTGATCGTCGCCTGGGCCCGCTTCACCGTCCATGTCCTGCTTGTCGGCGTCTTCCTGCGCGGCTGGCGCGAGCCGTCGCGCTTCCGCGCCAACAATTTGCCGGCCCACATCCTGCGCGGCGGACTGCTGTTCGGTTCGACCATGTGCAACGTCATGGCGCTCAAGACCCTGCAACTGGCCGAGACCACCTCGATCTACTTCTTCGGCCCGATGGTGATCACCGCACTTGCCGGTCCGCTGCTCGGCGAATGGGCGGGCTGGCGGCGCTGGCTGGCGATCCTGACGGGTTTTGTCGGCGTGCTGGTCACCACAAGGCCTGGCGTCGGCGTGTTTGGTGTCGGCCACCTCTTCGCGCTCGGCTCGATGCTGTCGAACAGTTTTTACGTCATCATGACGCGGCGGATGTCAGCCAGCGAAACCTCGGAAAGCCTGATCCTGTTTTCGGCGCTGGCGCCGGCCGTGCTGCTTCTGCCGATGCTGCCGTTCTCGCATGGGCTGCCGCAGGATGGCTGGCACTGGTTCATACTGGTGATGCTGGGCGTGTTCGGCGCCGGCGGCCACTGGCTGCTGGTGCAGGCCTACCGCCTGGCGACCACCACGGCGCTGGCGCCGTACCCCTATTCGCAGATGGTCTGGATGATCCTGTCCGGCTGGATCATCTTCCACCAGTTCCCCGACCGCTGGACGCTGGTGGGTGCAGCCATCATCGTCGCCAGCGGCCTTTACATCATCCATCGCGAGCACCGTTTGCGGCTGCGCAATCGCACGACCGTCGATGTCGAGGCGGAGGCTCTGGCGAAAAAACTTTGA
- a CDS encoding LacI family DNA-binding transcriptional regulator has product MAQKIKLSTIADALGVSTATVSLALRDSPLVAGATRDRIKEHARAIGYIYNRRAASLRTSRSGIVGVVVHDIMNPFFAEILRSIESELDRSRQTFILSNHYDQLEKQRTFIDTLLQLGADGVIMSPAIGTPASDIVMAEENGLPAVLIARSVEGADVPVFRGDDAYGTALATNHLISLGHKRIAMIGGTDQTSTGRDRYQGYLNAMEAAGLEVRPSWRIAGPRTKQGGFEAAGQFLALKDKPTAACCWNDLVAIGLMNGIARAGLVPGADISVTGYDDLEEAAIATPALTTVWNGQREVGRRAASALLDKLNGQAVRPSQELIKPELHVRQSTGKPVERA; this is encoded by the coding sequence CTGGCACAAAAGATCAAGCTTTCGACGATCGCGGATGCGCTTGGCGTCTCCACGGCCACCGTCTCCCTCGCCTTGCGCGACAGCCCGCTGGTCGCAGGCGCCACGCGTGACCGCATCAAGGAGCACGCGCGGGCCATCGGTTATATCTACAATCGCCGCGCCGCCTCACTGCGCACCTCGCGCTCGGGCATTGTCGGCGTCGTCGTGCATGACATCATGAACCCGTTCTTCGCCGAGATCCTGCGCTCGATCGAGAGCGAACTCGACCGCAGCCGGCAGACCTTCATCCTGTCCAATCACTACGACCAGCTGGAAAAGCAACGCACCTTCATCGATACGCTGCTGCAGCTCGGCGCCGACGGCGTCATCATGTCCCCGGCCATCGGCACGCCGGCCTCTGACATCGTCATGGCCGAGGAAAACGGCCTGCCGGCGGTGCTGATCGCACGCAGCGTGGAAGGCGCCGACGTGCCGGTGTTTCGCGGCGACGATGCCTATGGCACGGCACTTGCCACCAATCATCTGATCTCGCTCGGGCACAAGCGCATCGCCATGATCGGCGGCACCGACCAGACCTCGACCGGGCGCGACCGCTACCAGGGCTATCTCAACGCCATGGAGGCCGCCGGGCTTGAGGTCAGGCCGTCCTGGCGCATCGCCGGGCCGCGCACCAAGCAGGGCGGATTCGAGGCGGCTGGACAGTTTCTGGCGCTTAAAGACAAGCCAACCGCCGCTTGCTGCTGGAATGATCTGGTCGCCATCGGCCTGATGAACGGCATTGCCCGCGCCGGCCTGGTGCCGGGCGCCGACATCTCGGTGACCGGCTATGACGATCTCGAGGAGGCGGCAATCGCGACACCGGCGCTCACCACAGTCTGGAATGGCCAGCGAGAGGTCGGCCGCCGTGCCGCCAGCGCGCTGCTCGACAAGCTGAACGGACAGGCGGTACGGCCGTCACAGGAACTGATCAAGCCGGAACTGCATGTGCGCCAGTCGACCGGCAAGCCGGTGGAGCGTGCATGA
- a CDS encoding 2-hydroxyacid dehydrogenase — protein sequence MTKTDALQTVAVLVPGHFNDHAVERIDRTFKRVKIERADPALVTDEMRHDVRAIASFAGVNAALMDALPNLELIASFGVGYDSVDAGHAAKKNIMVTNTPDVLTEEVADTTIGLLLNTVRELYKAEKWLRDGSWVKKGNYPLSRLTLRGRHVGIFGMGRIGLAIARRLEAFGLPVAYHNRRKVEGLAYEYHPTLKGLAEAVDTLISVVPGGASTEKAVNAEILAALGANGVFVNIGRGSTVDEADLAAALANGTIAAAGLDVFADEPNVPKALLEAPTSLLPHVGSASHHTRRAMADLCVDNLVSWFSERRPLTPVPETAQVKPRS from the coding sequence ATGACCAAGACTGATGCGTTGCAGACCGTCGCCGTTCTGGTGCCAGGACATTTCAACGACCATGCGGTCGAGCGCATCGACCGCACCTTCAAGCGGGTCAAGATAGAGCGCGCCGATCCCGCCCTGGTCACCGACGAGATGCGCCATGACGTACGCGCCATTGCGTCCTTCGCCGGCGTCAATGCGGCATTGATGGATGCATTGCCCAACCTCGAACTCATCGCCTCCTTCGGCGTCGGCTATGATTCGGTCGATGCCGGCCATGCGGCCAAGAAAAACATCATGGTCACCAACACCCCCGATGTTTTGACCGAGGAGGTCGCCGACACCACGATCGGCCTTTTGCTCAACACCGTGCGTGAACTTTACAAGGCCGAGAAATGGCTGCGCGACGGCAGTTGGGTGAAGAAGGGCAACTATCCCCTGAGCCGGCTGACCTTGCGCGGTCGGCATGTCGGCATTTTCGGCATGGGCCGCATCGGCCTTGCCATTGCGCGCCGGCTGGAAGCGTTCGGGCTGCCGGTGGCCTACCACAACAGGCGCAAGGTCGAAGGTCTGGCTTATGAATACCACCCGACCCTGAAGGGCCTTGCCGAAGCGGTCGATACGCTGATTTCCGTAGTGCCGGGCGGCGCTTCCACGGAGAAGGCGGTCAATGCCGAAATCCTGGCGGCGCTTGGCGCCAACGGCGTTTTCGTCAACATCGGCCGTGGCAGCACGGTCGACGAGGCAGACCTCGCCGCAGCGCTTGCCAACGGCACCATCGCCGCGGCCGGGCTCGATGTTTTCGCCGATGAACCGAATGTGCCCAAGGCTTTGCTGGAGGCGCCAACCTCGCTTTTGCCCCATGTCGGCTCGGCCTCGCACCATACGCGCCGCGCCATGGCGGATCTGTGCGTCGACAATCTGGTATCCTGGTTCAGCGAGCGCCGGCCACTGACCCCGGTGCCTGAGACGGCGCAAGTCAAGCCACGAAGCTGA
- a CDS encoding gamma-glutamyl-gamma-aminobutyrate hydrolase family protein encodes MHQPLVAISTDVRQFDNYTWHAVPQQYIEAALSGAGVFPLLVPSFGDRLDFDELLSSVDGVMVTGSKSNVHPSLYGGDASEANGPYDPARDSTTLPLIRKAIERGVPLLAICRGIQELNVALGGTLGTEIQEREGSLDHRAPVSDNQDERFAIHQTISIKPGSCLAGVFGAGDIKVNSLHRQGIDRLGSKLQVEAVAGDGTVEAVSVKDARAFAVGVQWHPEYWVKSDGNSAKIFRAFGDAVRLHAAAKAGARAAAE; translated from the coding sequence ATGCACCAGCCGCTCGTCGCCATATCAACCGACGTCCGTCAGTTCGACAACTACACCTGGCATGCCGTCCCGCAGCAATATATCGAGGCAGCACTTTCCGGCGCCGGCGTGTTCCCGCTTTTGGTGCCGTCATTCGGTGACCGGCTCGACTTCGACGAGCTGTTGTCTTCGGTCGACGGTGTCATGGTCACTGGCTCGAAGTCCAACGTGCATCCATCGCTCTATGGCGGCGACGCCAGCGAAGCCAACGGCCCCTACGACCCGGCGCGCGATTCCACCACGCTGCCGCTAATCCGCAAGGCGATCGAGCGCGGCGTGCCGCTGCTTGCCATCTGCCGCGGCATCCAGGAGTTGAACGTGGCGCTAGGCGGCACGCTTGGCACCGAGATCCAGGAGCGCGAAGGTTCGCTGGACCATCGCGCGCCGGTGAGCGACAATCAGGACGAACGTTTCGCCATTCACCAGACCATTTCGATCAAGCCGGGCAGTTGCCTGGCCGGTGTATTCGGCGCCGGCGACATCAAGGTCAACTCGCTGCACCGCCAAGGCATCGACCGGCTCGGCTCGAAGCTGCAGGTCGAGGCGGTTGCCGGCGACGGCACGGTGGAGGCGGTTTCGGTGAAGGACGCCCGCGCCTTCGCCGTCGGCGTGCAATGGCACCCCGAATACTGGGTCAAGTCGGACGGCAACTCGGCCAAGATCTTCCGCGCCTTCGGCGATGCGGTGCGGCTGCATGCGGCGGCGAAGGCCGGTGCACGGGCGGCGGCGGAATAA
- a CDS encoding TRAP transporter substrate-binding protein — protein MDRRSFIRKAGVTGVGAAAAAATLAAPAIAQSNPKVTWRLASSFPKSLDTIYGGAEVFSKMLSEATDGNFQVQVFASGELVPGLQAADATTAGTVEACHTVSYYYWGKDPTWALGAAVPFSLNARGMNAWHYHGGGIDLFNEFLATQGLFGLPGGNTGVQMGGWFRKEINTVADLSGLKMRIGGFAGKVVQKLGVVPQQIAGGDIYPALEKGTIDAAEWVGPYDDEKLGFYKVAPYYYYPGWWEGGPTVHLLFNKAKYEELSPAYKSLVHTAAQAADANMLQKYDFLNPAAVKRLVAGGAKLRPFSQDIMAACFEKANEVYTEMEATNAPFKKIWDSIKGFRKEHYLWAQVAEYNYDTFMMVQQRNGKL, from the coding sequence ATGGATCGTCGTTCATTCATCCGCAAGGCCGGGGTCACCGGCGTGGGCGCAGCGGCGGCTGCCGCTACGCTAGCCGCACCGGCAATCGCCCAGTCCAATCCGAAAGTGACGTGGCGGTTGGCGTCATCCTTTCCCAAGTCACTCGATACGATCTATGGCGGCGCCGAAGTCTTCTCCAAGATGCTGTCTGAGGCGACGGACGGCAATTTCCAGGTCCAGGTCTTCGCCTCCGGCGAACTCGTGCCCGGCCTGCAGGCCGCCGACGCCACCACTGCCGGCACTGTCGAGGCCTGCCACACGGTGTCATACTATTATTGGGGCAAGGACCCGACATGGGCACTCGGTGCGGCGGTGCCGTTCTCGCTCAACGCGCGCGGCATGAACGCCTGGCACTATCATGGCGGCGGCATCGACCTGTTCAACGAGTTTCTTGCCACGCAGGGTCTTTTCGGCCTGCCCGGCGGCAACACCGGCGTGCAGATGGGCGGCTGGTTCCGCAAGGAGATCAACACCGTCGCCGACCTGTCCGGCCTCAAGATGCGCATCGGCGGCTTTGCCGGCAAAGTGGTGCAGAAGCTCGGCGTCGTGCCGCAGCAGATCGCCGGTGGCGACATCTATCCGGCGCTGGAAAAAGGCACGATCGACGCCGCCGAATGGGTCGGCCCCTATGACGACGAGAAGCTCGGCTTCTACAAGGTCGCGCCCTACTACTATTATCCCGGCTGGTGGGAAGGCGGCCCGACCGTCCATCTCTTGTTCAACAAGGCCAAGTACGAGGAGCTGTCGCCCGCCTACAAGTCGCTTGTGCACACCGCCGCGCAGGCTGCGGACGCCAACATGCTGCAGAAATACGATTTTCTCAATCCTGCGGCGGTGAAGCGGCTGGTGGCCGGCGGCGCGAAATTGCGCCCGTTCAGCCAGGACATCATGGCCGCCTGTTTCGAGAAGGCCAATGAGGTCTACACCGAAATGGAAGCCACCAACGCACCGTTCAAGAAGATCTGGGACTCGATCAAGGGCTTCCGCAAGGAGCACTATCTGTGGGCGCAGGTGGCCGAGTACAATTACGACACCTTCATGATGGTCCAGCAGCGCAACGGCAAACTGTAG
- a CDS encoding zinc-dependent alcohol dehydrogenase family protein: protein MRAVRLEAVGSIALREVDKPVAGPQDVLVRVEACGVCGTDRHLLHGEFPSSPPVTLGHEFCGIVEAVGDAVSGIAIGDRVTGDPNIFCGRCSHCRAGRVNLCSNLRAIGIHRDGGFADYVVMPQSQAFLLPANLKPTHGAFCEPLACCLHAVDLAGIRPGAAVVVLGGGVIGLLTVQLARLAGAATIILSTRQASRRALAEELGATTTVDPSAVDPIEAIAGPAGLVPGGADVVLECAGVPDTVEQSMRLAKSGGSVVIVGVMPQGVKVPFEPFDILFRELKVLGSFINPFTHRRAADLVASGAIEIDKLISRQVGLEEAASVIANPAAPGEVKVLVVPGRE, encoded by the coding sequence ATGAGAGCCGTGCGCCTGGAAGCCGTGGGCAGCATTGCGCTACGGGAGGTCGACAAGCCTGTTGCGGGACCGCAGGACGTTCTGGTGCGCGTTGAAGCCTGCGGCGTTTGCGGCACCGACCGTCACCTCCTCCACGGCGAATTCCCTTCGAGCCCGCCGGTGACGCTTGGTCACGAATTCTGCGGCATCGTCGAGGCTGTCGGCGACGCGGTTTCCGGCATCGCCATCGGTGACCGTGTTACCGGCGATCCCAACATCTTCTGCGGACGCTGCAGTCATTGCCGAGCCGGCCGCGTCAATCTGTGCAGCAATCTCAGGGCCATCGGCATCCATCGCGACGGCGGCTTCGCCGACTACGTCGTGATGCCGCAGAGCCAGGCCTTTCTTCTGCCTGCGAACCTCAAGCCAACGCATGGCGCCTTCTGCGAGCCGCTGGCCTGCTGCCTGCACGCTGTCGACCTCGCCGGAATCAGACCCGGCGCTGCCGTGGTGGTGCTTGGTGGCGGCGTCATCGGCCTGCTTACCGTGCAATTGGCGAGGCTCGCAGGAGCGGCGACCATCATCCTGTCGACGCGGCAGGCCTCCCGCCGTGCGCTCGCCGAAGAGCTCGGTGCAACGACGACGGTCGACCCAAGCGCGGTCGACCCGATCGAGGCGATCGCCGGCCCAGCCGGCCTTGTGCCCGGCGGGGCCGACGTGGTGCTCGAATGCGCCGGTGTCCCCGATACCGTCGAACAATCGATGCGGCTGGCGAAGTCCGGCGGCTCGGTGGTGATCGTCGGCGTGATGCCGCAAGGCGTGAAAGTGCCCTTCGAACCGTTCGACATCCTGTTTCGCGAGCTGAAGGTTCTCGGCTCGTTCATCAATCCCTTCACCCACAGGCGGGCGGCGGACCTTGTCGCGTCCGGCGCAATCGAGATCGACAAGCTCATCTCAAGGCAGGTCGGCCTGGAGGAAGCCGCCTCGGTGATCGCCAATCCGGCAGCGCCGGGCGAGGTCAAGGTGTTGGTGGTGCCGGGCAGGGAATGA
- a CDS encoding TRAP transporter large permease subunit, translating to MIEFIAQNMAPIMFASLIIFLLIGYPVAFSLAANGLMFFFIGVVLSPYSGGSINLAWPLLHALPDNFYGSRVMSNDTLLAIPFFTFMGIVLERSGMAEDLLDTIGQLFGPVRGGLAYAVIFVGALLAATTGVVAASVIAMGLISLPIMLRYGYDRRLASGVIAASGTLAQIIPPSLVLIVLADQLGRSVGDMYAGALIPGLVLTGLYTLYILIMSIVRPNSMPALPLAARTLGHGVLSLLAALLVAVAASYAAYRHLAPAHGDNADILGASIGVILIYIVAIADKGLNINMMSRLAQQVIIVLIPPLALIFLVLGTIFLGIATPTEGGAMGAVGALAMAAMKGRLSLDVIKQALASTTRLSSFVLFILIGARVFSLTFYGVNGHVWVEHLLTSLPGGEVGFLIGVNILVFVLAFFLDFFELAFIIVPLLAPAADKLGIDLIWFGVLLGVNMQTSFMHPPFGFALFYLRSVAARVPYLDRLTGKQIAPVTTGQIYWGAVPFVCIQVIMIGLTIAFPQMVMRYKGAAVDPGTIEINLPDMPGLAPLGTPPPANGGPSPAAPPSNDLSQPPNFGETPPAKPAAPATDLSQPPNFN from the coding sequence ATGATCGAGTTCATCGCCCAGAACATGGCGCCGATCATGTTCGCTTCGCTGATCATCTTCCTGCTGATCGGCTACCCCGTCGCTTTCTCGCTCGCCGCCAACGGCCTGATGTTCTTCTTCATCGGTGTCGTGCTGTCGCCCTATTCGGGCGGCTCGATCAACCTGGCGTGGCCGCTGCTGCATGCGCTGCCCGACAATTTCTACGGCAGCCGGGTGATGTCGAACGACACGCTCTTGGCAATCCCGTTCTTCACCTTCATGGGCATCGTGCTGGAACGATCGGGCATGGCCGAGGACCTGCTCGACACGATCGGCCAGCTGTTCGGCCCGGTTCGCGGCGGCCTTGCCTATGCGGTGATCTTCGTCGGTGCGCTGCTTGCCGCGACCACTGGCGTGGTCGCGGCTTCGGTCATCGCCATGGGCCTGATCTCGCTGCCGATCATGCTGCGCTACGGCTATGACCGACGACTGGCGTCGGGCGTCATCGCGGCATCCGGCACACTCGCCCAGATCATCCCGCCGTCGCTGGTGCTGATCGTTCTGGCCGACCAGCTCGGCCGTTCGGTCGGCGACATGTATGCCGGCGCGCTGATCCCCGGCCTGGTGCTGACCGGCCTTTACACGCTCTACATCCTGATCATGTCGATCGTCCGGCCGAACTCGATGCCGGCGTTGCCGCTGGCGGCCCGCACGCTTGGCCACGGCGTGCTGTCGCTGCTCGCGGCACTGCTGGTGGCAGTCGCGGCTTCCTATGCGGCCTATCGCCACCTTGCGCCGGCGCATGGCGACAATGCCGATATCCTTGGCGCCAGCATCGGGGTGATCCTGATCTATATCGTGGCGATCGCCGACAAGGGCCTGAACATCAACATGATGTCCAGGTTGGCGCAGCAGGTGATCATCGTTTTGATCCCGCCTCTGGCGCTGATCTTCCTGGTGCTGGGCACCATCTTCCTCGGCATCGCCACCCCGACGGAGGGCGGCGCCATGGGCGCGGTTGGCGCCCTGGCGATGGCGGCAATGAAGGGGCGGTTGTCGCTGGATGTCATCAAACAGGCGCTCGCGTCGACCACCAGGCTTTCCTCCTTCGTGCTGTTCATCCTGATCGGCGCGCGGGTGTTCTCGCTGACCTTCTACGGCGTCAACGGCCACGTCTGGGTCGAGCATTTGTTGACGTCGCTGCCGGGCGGCGAAGTCGGCTTCCTGATCGGCGTCAACATCCTGGTCTTCGTGCTCGCCTTCTTCCTCGACTTCTTCGAGCTCGCCTTCATCATCGTACCGCTCTTGGCGCCGGCTGCCGATAAGCTCGGCATCGACCTGATCTGGTTCGGCGTGCTGCTCGGCGTCAACATGCAGACAAGCTTCATGCACCCGCCTTTCGGCTTTGCGCTGTTCTACCTGCGCTCTGTCGCCGCGCGCGTGCCCTATCTCGATCGCCTCACCGGCAAGCAGATCGCGCCGGTGACCACCGGCCAGATCTATTGGGGCGCCGTGCCCTTCGTCTGCATCCAGGTGATCATGATCGGGCTGACCATCGCCTTCCCGCAAATGGTCATGCGCTACAAGGGTGCGGCCGTCGATCCGGGAACGATCGAGATCAACTTGCCTGATATGCCAGGCCTTGCGCCTCTCGGCACACCACCACCAGCCAACGGTGGCCCATCACCTGCGGCGCCACCGTCGAACGATCTCTCGCAGCCGCCGAATTTCGGCGAGACGCCGCCCGCCAAGCCGGCGGCGCCGGCGACCGACCTGTCGCAGCCGCCGAACTTCAACTGA
- a CDS encoding TRAP transporter small permease subunit produces the protein MAGLLALSRTIDRMNEFIGRWISWLILLAILVSAANAIIRKVFDVSSNAWLELQWYLFGAAFMLAAAYTLKQNDHIRIDIVYGMWSRRVQHWIDLLGHVFFLMPFVTLMVIYFIPYVSLSFRSGEMSNNSGGLIIWPAKAILLVGFFLLALQGISEIIKKIAIMRGDMDDPNPFISVHEQAELEAKALAEEAKALAQEARP, from the coding sequence ATGGCAGGGCTGCTCGCTCTATCCAGAACGATCGACCGTATGAACGAGTTCATCGGCCGGTGGATATCGTGGCTGATCCTGCTGGCAATCCTGGTCAGCGCCGCCAATGCCATCATCCGCAAGGTCTTCGACGTCTCGTCGAATGCCTGGCTGGAACTGCAGTGGTACCTGTTCGGCGCCGCCTTCATGCTGGCCGCCGCCTACACGCTGAAACAGAACGACCATATCCGCATCGACATCGTCTACGGCATGTGGTCGCGCCGCGTGCAGCACTGGATCGACCTGCTCGGCCATGTCTTCTTCCTGATGCCGTTCGTGACGCTGATGGTGATCTATTTTATACCCTACGTGTCGCTGTCGTTCCGCAGCGGCGAAATGTCGAACAATTCCGGCGGCCTGATCATCTGGCCGGCCAAGGCGATCCTGCTCGTCGGCTTCTTTCTGCTGGCGCTGCAGGGCATCTCCGAGATCATCAAGAAGATCGCCATCATGCGCGGCGACATGGACGATCCCAATCCGTTCATCTCGGTGCACGAACAGGCCGAGCTCGAGGCGAAAGCCCTTGCCGAAGAAGCCAAGGCGCTCGCCCAGGAGGCGCGCCCATGA